Part of the Benincasa hispida cultivar B227 chromosome 12, ASM972705v1, whole genome shotgun sequence genome is shown below.
TCGTCTCTGCAAAATCCTCCATTTAATTTTGTAGGAATTCAGTGGAGATTTTCTCgagaaattatttttcatttagtttttatagaaaattaaaaaaaattaaaaaaaaattgaatacgtATTGGAAAACAAAAGTGAAAATGCATCACTCAAAGCTTAAATTCAAGCCCAAGTTTGTAGAAGGTATGCATATTGCCCGTGAAAATGTTTACTTATGATTTGACAAGTGTTAGTTTCTTGAAGGGGCATACTTCtttaaaaactacaatatttcttaattaattttcaaactatataataaatttttaaacttaTCATTGGTACGagatttttggagaaattttcatggagttaaacttggtttttgtattaattttagtatAGCCAAGTACAATCTCTTATACATAATCCTTTgatgttttcaaaataaattttaatctttaagttggttgatcttcttggatgatcagaagcttgttgatcttcttggataatcGATTTTtgagcttgatgatcttctggaatgatcgacctttgggcttattaatcttcttagatgattggcctttgggcttgatgatcttcttggacaacctctgggcttgatgatctttttggagGATCAGTGTCCGCACAAGGCTTCTGGAGAAATGTATTCCATGGAGTGAACTTATGTTGATGTAGATTTGATGCAGATGTAGTTTGACCTCTAATAATTAAtcatctgattctctctcggttgaatgtGTACGCTTGATGCATGGAAGCGGAGCGTATGGATGTTCTTGAAGttggagtcttggaagaatgcttatATATCCAACGAATTTCAGTCTTCAAATATGGTCATCTTCAGAAGTCAATCAGTCTTCTAATTATAGAGAATTTCCTTTTAAGCTGGGTAGAATTGTTGATCCCCACAAATGAAGAAAGTTCTCTATTTAGAGAGGGTGGGTTTCGTGGGTTTGGACTTAGAATGAGGAGAGTTCTCTATTTAGAGAGCTATCTGGTGGATTTCGTGGGTTTggtttggttggtccatggaccTGGCTCTTGGGCGCTATTAGTTGGATTTGGGCCTATTTTGGTATTTGGGCCCAATTAAATCCAGTTTTGGGCTCAATTAGCCTTTAGCACAAATAATaatgatcaaattaattttactaaatCCAACTGTCATGAAGAAAAACACGTGGCATCATCGGAATTCCCCAATTTggatcttcaacttcaatttgggatacATGTCAATTTCTAATTAGTCCCAAATTCAATTGtttggaatttcatcattaatttggtaAATGACGTGACAATTTGCAAATTGCTCAAAATTTCTTATTCAACAAATAcctttttcgagatttatgcacatatatgggtggatgaatctcgaaaaaaatGAAGtcgaaatcaaaatacaaataatttgttttttatCTCCATATGTCAAATTAATCAAACTATAAATTTAGTacataaatttgattaaaacaTGAGATAAAATTTACAGTATGATCAAATTTTAACTTTAGACTTTATCCTCAGTTTGATTTAGATTAAGAATAAAAACtaaacttaatttgaatttaggataaattttggaatatggccaaattttaatttagattttattctattttgatttCGATTGAGGATAAAAGTCAAATTTGACTTGTagttgagataaaatttggaatatgccaaattttaatttggaacaaatttgagattttatccttaattgAACTTTTGGCTTTGGAGATAGAAGactaaatttggatgatttgaatttgagataaattttgaattatgcctaaattttaatttgagataaatttaGGGTTGTATCTAGAATTTGAGTTGGAGGTAAAAATCTCAATTTAAGTAATTTGAATTTGGAGATGAAGATAAAACTTTGTTTGAATTTGAGATAACATTTGGAATCGACCATCGAAATTTTTATTCCAGATTTGACTCTGATGAATGATATCCACATGGGTTTTAATTTGGAACGAGAATTTAATTATGCCCAAATCTGGAATGATATTTCACGACAATCTGACTCATATGAAGTTCAGAGTTATGAACATCTTAATAAAaagattttatttgaattttaaatcaaacgaaatgttaaatcaaatttaaatccaaaattagattgggatattttttttccaatttgaatCTAAAATCTCCAATATTTGACAAATTGCACTCTATAAATAGGTCCAAATTATGCTTTAATTTTTTCCCTTGCGATGAGTCAGCACACTAATTATgaatctctttctttttcttctccttcgtttctgtttttctttttttttttctttttttttttctacttctcttttcctcttctACTTTCTTTCCCTATTTGTTTGCACAAGATTTTCAGATAAATTTGTTTCGTGGGTTGAACTTGGTTGTacaagtacaatctctaatacataatcttTGATGCTGATCTTCTTGGATAATGATGAATAATTAGTCTGATCTTCttggataatgatatatttttagataATGATCTTCTGAGATGATCAACCTTGGATAATAATCTTCTAAGATGGTCAACCTTGGATAATAATCTTCTAAGATGATCAACCTTACTCTTTACTGTCGCTAACCTCCACAAATGAGAGAGCTCTTGTATTTATAGAACTACCTTACTCTTTACTCTCGCGGACCTCCACAAATGAGagagctcctctatttatagaactcTTTGGTGGGCTTGGGTTTGGTTGGTCCATAGACCTGACCTGTatccaattagttggatttggACATATTTTGACATTTAGGCCTAATTAAACCAATAATATCGAAttggaaaaaattaattttattcaatctaaAGGTCATGAAGAAAACATGTGACATCATCGGAATTCACAATTTGTgccttcaacttcaatttgggacacatattaatttcaaattagtcctaaattttattatttggaatttcgtcattaatttgaTAAATGTCAATTTgcgattggtccaaaatttcttatTTATACTTATCCTACTAAAAAAAGTCCAATGACATGCTAGTAAGAAAGCTCGGgattagaactaaaaaaaagttggaATTAGAATGCTAGTTACatagagattttagtttatttaaataaatggcTCTCACTACATAGTCATTAGAGAAGAATTGTGTGAATAAGAATCTAACTTTGTAtcataatttaaaagaaaaaaattaaaggaccaaaagaaataaataaaaaactagATAAGGTGATCTCGGCAAGGGCTAGCCCACTTACCCACTTTGGAAGTTTTTTCGATCCATTCATGAAGTTTTGCTTCTCTTGGAATGTGCTCAACTAAGAGTAATGGCCCATTGCCTCAAGTTGCAGCTCATTTTCAAACAAACGTAATTTAGGAGAATAGACTCAAATAAGCTTTGTTTAGTAATGATAGAGGTCGGAAGttcaaattttcttatttttgtggcaaagaaataaaaagttaCACAATTCACCTTTGCATTATGTGATCCGTTACGATTACGctcataaattttttatttgattaatcactctagaatttttttatttgttataattacattcttgaacttttaattcGATCAATTAATCTCCTATAATATGCTATTTGTTGTACTCAACCCCTGtagtttattaaaattttatatttaccCTTATTCGTAAATTATATATCTTCttgttattatcattattattatagaAACATTCGATGaagtttaattttacaaatataacgACATCAATACTAACATAAGGGATGATTGCAACAATCAAGAAACTACATAGGACtaattgatgaaattgaatGTTTAGTGGTGTAATTATAGCATAttacaaaattcataaactcattgattaaattaaaaatttatggatGTAATTGTAACAAATCTCATAGTTGAGGAGTggtttgtataatttttttttttttttttttttttttgttaaaataggATAGAATAATAGTTTAATTAGATCTTTCTCttaacattattttaatttttttgtttacttATCAGTTTTAGAAAAGTTAAAACAACGTTATTTGTGGTTTTAAAAAACAGTAATCAACATTTATGAAGGTAAAATAAAGCTGTCCGACCAATTAATTAAGACCCAAAAGGCAGTTGAATTGGAAGACATGTTACTAAAAGAAAGTATTGGAAATATAAAAAGATTAGAGGAATTTGCCATTAACCTTCGCACGCCTTAAAgggttttttccctttttttaaaaaaaagaaaaaaactatttatttatttatttatttaattattattattataaatggGTTGGAAGAAACATCATTATGATCTTCCACACTCCTAAATCATTCCAATTTCCCTACCTTTTCCCCCATTTGACTCCATCCTTTAAATCTCTAaaccatttttctcttttattttttttatgggaGAAAAAAACAAGACTTCTAAAATGCTTAAAGTACAAGAATTTATCATTGTTTTTAGGTTAACTATCACATTTCAAATCCAGCCATTTGAAATGAACTTAAGGCTACAACCCTTTTTTAGCAAAGGTTTATGTTTCTATTACTAgattagaataaaaaaattatttagtcAAAGGCATTAGTAATATCTAAACTAACAAAATTTGGATCAAGTTGTCCCATCATTCTTTAAAgtttaaacaattttattatgTTGCTCttaagtttaaattatatttttagttcTGAACATTAATAACATTAACAAAATAGTGACGTAACATGTCTATTATCCATCAAACTATCCACCATACATATCAAACTAtcttaatcaaaatttatttaatgaatataTAGTATTAGAATATGCAAGATGACTTATTATAGTATAGAGTAAACAATGTAAGAATGGAGATTCAAACTTTAaaccttttaaaaaaagttttattattattattattattattattttacaatacATACTTTGGAGAAATCGAATATGATCTTCGGATTATTATTCGTACTTATTTTGACTAAACCTTGAAAAATgtgattaatattttaattttttaattgaaattgaagtcttatatttcattaaaaagggaaagattttaatatatattgttgATTTATTAAGTTATGCTTAGATAGATGATTATGTGAATGGAGTAGGAATACataattaaaaagttaaatagGAATTAGCATAATTATTATGGAGAGTTGGAagattaaattttcaattgaaCAATAAAATAGAACAACAAAGGCaacttttgtttcctttttcccTTCCTTACAACTCACTCTCATAAGCCATAACTCTCCCAATTTGTTCTAAATTTTCCTCTTTCCACAAACTTCATCTAACAAAAGAAGAACACTTTAACAAAAGGGAAGaaagaaaacatagaaaaaGCTGTTTCATAGCTCTTCTTTTGATACATTCTCAAGAAAACCAGAAGTACTTACCACCATAAACATTCCTTCAAAACCATTTTTCAGAtggatttcttcttcttcttcttcttcttccctttcatTCTCACCGTTTCTTCATCGTCCTCATCAATGGCGTTGGTTTCTCACAAACTCCAATCGCCGCATCTCCTTGATCTTTACATAAGAGATTACACATTGAAATCCCTTGACAACACAATCAAAACAGGGACACTTCACAGCGTCCCATTACCGGAAAATTTCTCCGGCATCGATGTCGACACGGCGAGGTTCCGATGCGGTAGTTTACGGCGGTACGGTGCATCGGTGAAAGAATTCCATCTGGGTGTTGGCGTTTCTCTGAATCCATGTGCAGAGAGAATCGTAATCATCCGGCAAAATTTGGGCTCAAATTGGTCTTCGATTTACTTCAAAAACTATCGGTTAACTGGGTATCAATTAGTTTCTTCAATCTTGGGAATTTTGGCTTACAACTCTGGAAATTACAGTAATAGTTCAAGTTCATCCCCTGTTCCATTTGAAGTCGGAATTTCCGCCGGAGAAAAACCCATCACTATAGATTTCAGAAACTCGACGAGAATGGGAAATGTTTCGGGAATGAGGCCGATTTGTGCGAGTTTCGAGAGGGATGGGAGAGTTACATTAGCAAAGGAAATTTCGCCGTTGATTTGCTCTGTTTTGAGACAGGGGCATTTTGGGTTAGTGGTGGAAGAGCCAGAGCCGGTTGAGTTGAGGAAGAAGGAACGGCCGTGGAAGGTGGCGGTCGGGAGCTCGATTGGGGCGGCAATCGGAGCGTTTCTTTTGGGGTTGCTATTGGTGGCGATGTTTGTAAGAGTGAAGAAGAGGACGAGAATGGATGAGCTGGAAATTAGGGCTTATGAAGAGGAAGCTCTGCAAGTTTCCATGGTCGGACATGTGAGAGCTCCGACGGCTGCGGGGACTCGGACTACGCCGTCGATTGAACATGAGTATTTGCCGCCGTCTCGCCGGCGGTGAGATTTGAGAATGTAATGTTTGTTCAGATTTAGAGCTATAattctattcttttttttttttttttttttttttttttttgtaagattAGTGAATGAGATTACCCACCAAACGAATTTTATTGTACATTTGGAATTGATTTGCGATGATAATCACAAcacattttcaaattcatttgtTCTTAATGTCTGTTTAAATCCGagtggttatttatttatttattttgtatctaatagatcaGGCGTGTTATTGATCtatattttcacattttctcCGATTCTACGTTGATACGAGGGGATGAATAGACATCTATGTTATTTTGTAAAAAAGttcataaaacataaaattttaagaacaaaatgtaataaatatatatctatttTGTATATCACTCTTAATTGTATATCTCAATGGTAAAATATACAGATATTTATACAAATAAAAAGATAGGTACACAATCGAAAAAAAAGTCTACAAAAGTGTACCCACCCAATAAACCTAACAATTCTTATAACAATAAACAATAACAATTTTTTGGGTTTagttgtacaaatattttatttatgtaataaaatatgtgatgttttatttcattttttgagttgcattaaccacaaaccaatacaTTAATATTTAAGGTTATCTTGtagattaaacatgtatgtagagacattcGGATGTAGATACCctatcttggtgacattatgagtatgacccactttgtagatgttacaattattgtaaagtgttgcaaatgatttgatcctaataattcatgtggagacatgtgagtagggatattctatacaaaggagtttgtataagaccggaccacgaaatgtttagtctcattatttaacgtcgttcataatagagacttacatttcaccaggatgaccataagtaacatgacctgaatcctgagtgagttgtgaactcctgcctatgaaggcggtcctttgatttgtatgggtgagagtggtcagatagtcgattcaacaagcctaccattttggggattcgtctaactagggagttgagaacacaactacacaagaaggaattcacccATTCTCTAatgtcaaggtaagtagatgaattgctcccttaaagggttgattccggggcttgaacaatgtggcgccacactatCTCCTAGGcaggtcatagttggactatgatttattgttcctTAAAAGGATCAggggtacttaagaagttacaTGTAAATATAGgcgcaaaacggtaattttggctcaactggacttacgagcaatttgtgaagggtcattgtattattgattgattatatctaatggacacagaaatatatgtagtgtgaagagtgcaactattggtctttagtggagtgcccgacagttaacgaatggtgaataatttaattaaaaagtttaattaattattcacgtactgttagagTTTGAAACTataagtccatgaggtctcctcggtagctcaacaggatttaatgagaatcagtttttgaattaatttaaattgctcaaattaaatgagggaattaattatatatgatataattactataatgtatttgatacattataatattaatgagaggaaataaatatttgaatcatgaattgaattcatattgtTAACTATAATGTAAATGTAATTTACGTTAAATttcattggtgagagaaaggAAAcgatagattatattgtatttgatacaatatagaaactataggttatatcttatatttgatataacatatagtttaatatatatattatatgataaggtagttattatatatatatatatatatatatatatatatatatatatatattaaacgttttattaaataatattttttaaaatttattttatttttagaaaaactaattaTGGGAGAGAGTACTCTCTCCCCATCTTTTGCTCTATTGACATGAGAATGGGAGGTTATTCCTCATTCTATGTAATAATTCCAATTATCTTCCTtcttccaaaatagtcagaaccCCACATCTTCTTGGATTGTCACTTAGAGAATACCAAGATTTCCTTCATGGTGGTGCGGATTTGGAGTACGAGGGAATTCTTTCAATTGAAGACTATTCTTCATAGGTAAGGGTTTTGAaccctaatttatttttcttcttattttttttataagcaaGTTGTAGTtcttaattaaatgcataatttatgtTCTTTCTCCgtaaatttaatgttatgtgaaattggaaaaattgggATAATCCTTCCGCTTATGGTCCCTTCATAGGGCTTGTTCAATGGTATCAGAGTGGTGTTTATGGcccaatttttccaaaatttcaaaattgtttttatagTTAATGGTAGAATTTAAACAATCTATCAATTTATTCatgtgatttttgtttttaaaattgttggatAGTTTTGTGATTGACActgtttttatttgaatttactTTTGGTATGTAAAAgcccattttttttttgcataataCGCTTTCGAGTCTGTATTTTGTTGTCCCTAAGTCGATCGTGATGTTCCTGTCCAGATTCTGGAGAAAGCGAGGTGAAAAATGGTGGAGTTTCAAAGTTGTTTGAAAT
Proteins encoded:
- the LOC120068133 gene encoding uncharacterized protein LOC120068133; this encodes MDFFFFFFFFPFILTVSSSSSSMALVSHKLQSPHLLDLYIRDYTLKSLDNTIKTGTLHSVPLPENFSGIDVDTARFRCGSLRRYGASVKEFHLGVGVSLNPCAERIVIIRQNLGSNWSSIYFKNYRLTGYQLVSSILGILAYNSGNYSNSSSSSPVPFEVGISAGEKPITIDFRNSTRMGNVSGMRPICASFERDGRVTLAKEISPLICSVLRQGHFGLVVEEPEPVELRKKERPWKVAVGSSIGAAIGAFLLGLLLVAMFVRVKKRTRMDELEIRAYEEEALQVSMVGHVRAPTAAGTRTTPSIEHEYLPPSRRR